Proteins co-encoded in one Diprion similis isolate iyDipSimi1 chromosome 13, iyDipSimi1.1, whole genome shotgun sequence genomic window:
- the LOC124413793 gene encoding bromodomain adjacent to zinc finger domain protein 1A isoform X1: MPLLRKKLFHKLHVSSDFRDDDEVFHCEATNEIFKDYNEFCERIILCNSLVWSCSITGKPNFTYQEALLSEENARKSLKEFPMELRIPILYLASKTNRTSLNEMVEDVYQFARDRYFVGEMVEASFTEDSWCECHVLQVIEPTKQQINSYAKDNNRSMLERQYQPPAKLFRYEVEQFDCGGDTDVSQLMIVEASQVRRRKQHYSRERNKIFLRQLCEQGENGIWMVKESVLQKYGIHKTRFDTIFAGPMPDFSPRLKKPVKHKQESIAKFLTPDISKHRVFDKPDPLKKINDSGMISKKSKKQKMNGKFKEDLKAKALEEKARLKEARLEERGRKKEEKQKLAAYMKEWNKPREDLECEDLRQIPDPTPVKCFIPNDKFGDFVMILEFLQYFYEELEVGSYFPGGVNLDLMEKALLEKEVAGPWSDLLQLLLANIFKFQAEEEDEIHADAANLTDDKNIDHGVSSMAEAVKLATIASSWCQTHHGCQLAELTLDYVTLSEILRQHLLSSGGRISDVASKWRYSQRGGYTNHDDPVLLLRMKEAHILRTLGHMNVCEFELDDRLKVVSCLINQLLTFASIRDVIDERYDKLHQAKKELKLFLIAEQKKEKEEREKMKEREKEGKVEEEEQKPKKLTRGNYEDEKKKEEYENKLKELQMASRDDQMMLYLGSDRAHRRYWRFLSIPGLFVENDERWPGACLPEGTPYKPELQDESGDAMYAYLKKKFKDESSDKENSIKELKKSPKKVAFSDKNGLKSPRKDLSPKKEVKMDFNDIRQKLNVCTGDKNCPIHCATTGPQWSFYGLQENIDSVINALNKRGIREGELRQTLMQEATSLTTAISECPRHKLNPEVYMEPIKEPTNKNHRKNKYDNVNLAFPPGTDIEEVLELTLRDYILDLEDKIKVGCLGSLKVISREVWRTAINKCGYDKQCDKLVYGLNDTEADTASNLVLDKIKNENRMSRPGTPDSEISSSGVKTYRDPGRYLGPPSEDEPVPDPNQQISIKQLACAILQISHAIEPKYLKKPLGVDDKDKKPASEDIGRDRWEQSLMASTSWSQLFVHLSTLENSIAWARSALNAQCRICRKRRDAENMLLCDGCNKGHHLYCLKPKLNAVPEGDWFCTTCKPRETKPKEKSKRRKKFEDEVEEEAVLTKETRRNRAKRIPESEDEEAELPEDPDATTSLCSLCGNGGRVICCDGCPKVFHLECTEPPLKRVPRGKWLCHFCLRNRRTNSIHALGMLPARGRERERDRERVSAAAARSRIHGFAKSLLTTESTDWDESSVNSDDFEPVPQRQTRRSAKRVADASIDENKEDASTVKGCMATLQELLADITHHRDSWPFLSPVTKDEVPDYHDIISCPMDFGTIKYKLGKGDYQTLREFYSDCILVFDNCEKYNQDHSSVYNTIYRAGTRLLKYFEKRCKDLGLNYNEQEVREPDTKKQKSEPNGELKSGTEDEEEDENLKDNEEEDDVDEEDDDADEDDADEDDEEDYEESESDAS; the protein is encoded by the exons ATGCCTCTACTACGCAAGAAGCTTTTTCACAAGTTGCACGTCTCCTCCGATTtccgcgacgacgacgaggttTTTCACTGCGAGGCGACCAACGAGATCTTCAAAGATTACAA TGAATTCTGTGAGCGGATTATTCTCTGCAACTCGCTCGTTTGGTCCTGTAGTATCACGGGGAAGCCGAATTTCACTTACCAAGAGGCATTGCTCAGCGAAGAAAATGCGCGAAAGAGTCTCAAGGAATTTCCCATGGAG TTGCGAATTCCGATCTTATATCTGGCGAGCAAAACAAACAGAACTTCGCTGAATGAAATGGTCGAGGATGTTTATCAATTCGCACGAGACAGATACTTTGTAGGAGAAATGGTCGAGGCCAGTTTTACCGAAGACTCCTGGTGCGAGTGTCACGTTCTACAGGTCATCGAGCCTACCAAGCAACAGATTAATTCTTACGCGAAAGACAATAACAG AAGCATGCTGGAAAGACAGTATCAACCTCCGGCAAAATTATTTCGTTACGAAGTGGAGCAGTTTGATTGCGGAGGTGACACAGACGTTAGTCAGCTAATGATAGTTGAGGCTTCACAGGTGCGACGACGCAAACAACACTACAGTAGAGAAAGGAACAAGATATTTTTGCGACAACTTTGTGAGCAAGGAGAAAATGGCATATGGATGGTCAAG GAGAGTGTCTTACAAAAGTATGGTATCCATAAGACTCGATTCGACACGATATTTGCTGGACCCATGCCAGACTTTTCTCCACGCCTCAAAAAACCGGTTAAGCACAAGCAGGAGTCTATAGCAAAGTTTCTAACTCCAGATATATCAAAACACAGGGTCTTTGATAAGCCAgatccattaaaaaaaattaacgacagTGGAATGATCAGCAagaaatctaaaaaacaaaa AATGAATGGTAAATTTAAAGAAGATCTGAAAGCCAAAGCTCTGGAAGAAAAAGCTCGTCTGAAAGAAGCAAGGCTTGAAGAACGAGGTCgtaagaaggaagaaaaacaaaagcttGCAGCTTATATGAAGGAGTGGAATAAACCCAGAGAAGATTTAGAATGTGAAGATCTCCGACAAATTCCGGATCCGACCCCCGTCAAATGTTTCATCCCTAATGACAAATTTGGCGACTTTGTCATGATACTGGAATTTCTGCAATATTTCTACGAAGAGTTAGAAGTGGGCAGTTATTTTCCAGGTGGAGTGAACTTGGACTTGATGGAGAAAGCTCTGTTGGAGAAAGAAGTTGCAGGACCTTGGAGTGATCTCTTGCAACTCTTgcttgcaaatattttcaaatttcaagccGAGGAAGAAGATGAAATCCATGCGGACGCTGCTAATCTGActgacgataaaaatatagATCACGGGGTTTCATCTATGGCTGAAGCTGTCAAATTAGCCACAATAGCTTCATCTTGGTGTCAAACTCACCATGGATGCCAACTGGCCGAGCTAACTTTAGACTACGTCACATTAAGTGAAATTCTGCGACAGCATCTCTTGAGTTCTGGCGGCAGGATAAGCGATGTAGCATCTAAGTGGCGCTATTCCCAAAGGG GTGGCTATACAAATCATGACGATCCAGTACTGCTCTTGAGAATGAAGGAGGCGCATATACTTCGAACTCTGGGTCAcatgaatgtctgcgaattcGAGTTGGACGATCGACTAAAGGTTGTCAGTTGTTTGATTAATCAATTGCTTACGTTTGCATCTATTCGCGACGTGATTGATGAAAGATACGACAAACTGCATCAAGCAAAGAAGGAACTCAAGTTATTCCTGATAGCTgagcaaaagaaagaaaaggaagagagggagaaaatgaaggagagagaaaaagagggaaaagTAGAGGAAGAGGAGCAGAAacctaaaaaattaacgagAGGGAATTACGaggacgaaaaaaagaaggaggaaTACGAAAACAAGTTGAAAGAACTACAGATGGCATCTCGAGACGATCAAATGATGCTTTATCTAGGTTCGGATAGGGCACACAGGAGATACTGGAGGTTCCTATCTATACCAG GTTTATTTGTGGAGAATGATGAAAGATGGCCGGGTGCTTGTCTCCCCGAGGGTACTCCGTACAAACCGGAGCTTCAAGACGAGTCCGGAGACGCGATGTATGCGTATCTGAAGAAGAAGTTTAAAGACGAATCCAGCGACAAGGAAAACAGTATTAAGGAGCTGAAGAAGTCTCCAAAAAAAGTTGCCTTTTCTGATAAAAACGGATTAAAATCACCGAGAAAAGATCTTAGTCCTAAGAAAGAAGTAAAGATGGATTTCAATGATATTAGGCAAAAGTTGAACGTGTGTACGGGAGATAAAAATTGCCCCATTCATTGTGCCACGACTGGACCGCAGTGGAGTTTTTACGGCTTGCAAGAAAATATCGATAGCGTAATTAATGCCTTGAATAAGAGGGGAATCAGAGAAGGTGAACTCAGACAGACTTTGATGCAAGAAGCAACGAGCCTAACGACAGCCATTTCCGAATGTCCCCGACACAAGTTGAATCCCGAAGTG TATATGGAGCCGATAAAAGAGCCGACAAATAAGAATCACAGGAAAAATAAGTATGACAACGTTAATCTGGCTTTCCCACCTGGTACTGACATTGAAGAGGTTCTAGAATTAACGTTACGGGACTATATACTTGACCTAGAGGACAAAATCAAAGTCGGATGTCTGGGATCCCTGAAAGTCATCAGCCGAGAGGTGTGGAGAACGGCGATAAATAAGTGTGGCTACGATAAACAGTGCGACAAGTTGGTCTATGGATTGAACGACACTGAGGCGGATACCGCGTCGAATCTTGTTCtggataaaataaagaatgagAACAGGATGAGCAGACCTGGGACCCCGGATTCTGAAATCAGTAGCAGCGGTGTTAAAACTTATCGGGATCCGGGAAGATATCTAGGACCGCCGTCCGAAGACGAACCTGTACCAGATCCAAATCAGCAAATCTCAATCAAACAATTAGCATGCGCTATCTTACAAATATCGCACGCGATTGAACCGAAGTATCTTAAAAAACCATTGGGTGTAGATGATAAGGACAAGAAACCAGCTAGCGAGGACATAGGCAGAGATAGGTGGGAACAATCACTGATGGCTTCGACGAGTTGGTCCCAGTTGTTTGTACATTTGAGCACCTTGGAGAATAGCATTGCATGGGCCAGAAGTGCTTTGAATGCGCAATGTCGTATCTGCAGAAAGCGCAGGGATGCCGAGAACATGCTACTCTGCGACGGATGCAACAAAGGGCACCATTTATACTGCCTCAAACCCAAACTCAAT GCGGTACCAGAGGGAGATTGGTTCTGCACGACATGTAAACCCCGAGAGACAAAACCCAAGGAAAAGTCGAAGCggagaaagaaatttgaagacGAGGTGGAAGAGGAGGCGGTTCTCACCAAGGAGACACGGCGTAATCGTGCCAAAAGAATTCCCGAAAGTGAGGACGAGGAAGCCGAGTTACCGGAGGATCC AGACGCGACGACGAGCCTTTGCTCATTGTGCGGAAACGGAGGAAGGGTGATATGCTGTGATGGATGTCCGAAAGTATTTCATTTGGAATGTACCGAGCCACCGTTGAAAAGAGTACCTCGTGGCAAATGGCTGTGTCATTTCTGTTTGAGGAATAGGAGAACCAACTCTATACACG CTTTGGGTATGTTGCCAGCGAGAGGGcgcgagagggagagagacagagaaagagtGAGTGCAGCTGCTGCTCGTTCGCGTATCCACGGCTTCGCCAAGAGTCTTCTGACTACCGAATCCACAGACTGGGACG AGAGCAGTGTAAATTCAGATGACTTTGAACCGGTACCTCAACGGCAAACAAGGAGATCCGCCAAGCGTGTAGCTGATGCATCGATTGACGAGAATAAAGAAGATGCCAGCACTGTAAAAGGTTGTATGGCAACTTTGCAAGAATTATTGGCGGATATCACGCACCACAGAGATTCTTGGCCCTTCCTTTCTCCCGTTACAAAAGATGAGGTTCCCGACTACCACGACATCATATCGTGTCCAATGGATTTTGGGACCATAAAGTACAAGCTTGGAAAAGGAGATTATCAAACGCTTAGAGAATTTTACAGCGATTGTATTCTTGTATTTGATAACTGTGAGAAATACAACCAAGATCACAGTTCGGTTTACAA TACCATTTACAGAGCTGGGACGAGATTGTtgaaatactttgaaaaaagatgcAAAGACTTGGGTTTGAACTACAATGAACAAGAAGTAAGGGAACCAGATACAAAAAAGCAGAAAAGTGAACCAAATGGTGAGCTGAAAAGCGGTACCGAAGATGAGGAGGAAGATGAGAACTTGAAGGACAATGAGGAGGAAGACGATGTCGACGAAGAGGATGATGATGCAGATGAAGATGATGCAGATGAAGATGATGAAGAGGATTATGAAGAATCAGAGTCGGACGCAAGTTAA